GAATATGcacacagaaaaaaaaaatgtagtGTACTCCCTTCCTCCTTGGAGAAGAATAAGATATTAACAAGTGTGCTACACAGTAAGACAGTTAAGGTAATGCTCATCTTCTCTCAATCATTAATGCCATACAAATTGAACAAACATAATCACAGGAGAGTATGTAGTTAAAAGCTGATTTGTTATGTCGGTACATTCAGTTTGTTAAACAGACTACAAAAGGAACTAGTGATATTTGAATTTATAATCCGAAATTGCCTTGTTGTTGAACTTTGATGTTTATTGATAAATTTTCGCGTTCATAAACAGGCATCCTCACAGCCTTGGTGTTGAACTAAGTATGCTCTCATAAgctttcatttgcaacatcatCGTAAATTTTAATGACAAAATGCAATGCCGAAAAAGTAGAACAAGAGACTTTAAAAAAGCATACAACTGATATTTCGACGAGCGTTGAGCTTCCAGTACTTTCCTCTTCTCCAAGGAGAACCTCTCATGCAATGCCATGATGGCAGCAGCAACCTGGGAAAGAAAAACATGGCCTGCCACAACATCTCCAGCATTACTTCCTTTTTCACCAGCTCCTCCACCAGCTCCAACCTCGCCCTCTCCTCCACCAGCTGCACCATTTCTTACACCAACAGCCAAGCAATACGCCATCTGCAGGACTGCCTCCTTCACCGCTGCAAGAGCAAAAAGTCTCCCATTGCTTTCTCCATACAGAACCCCGAGCTGTGCACCTAACCACGAGACGCCCTCGACCAGCCTTGGGCACTCGAACCTCCTGGCCCAGGGATCAAAACCTACACTCTCGTTGTCATCCCTACTGTGCATCGCCTCCAGCGAGCAcccagcctccgccgccgtcacctTCAAGCAGAGCCACAATAGCACCCAGATATggtccgcctccgccacgccgaccTTGACCCCGTACCTCGGTGAGCTCCCAAGCACCCACCGCCGCAGCTCGGCCTCCCACCGCGGCGTCACGCCCAAGCGGAACGCGGCCGCCACCCGGGTAGCAGCGCAGGAGCACGACCCAGGGGGGTGGTGGCAGGAGTCCAGCTCCCGGCGCAGGAGGGTGAGCTCCGACGGCAGGATgcggggcggcggggaggggctcCGGCCGGCACCGTAAGAGGAGAAATCTGCGCactcggcggcgatggaggcggGGAGGGTGGAGACCGCGGGGATCGGGGTGGGGGTGGTGCGGACGACGGCGGGGCAGTCGGAGTAGGGGGCtggggcggccgggagcggtAGGGTGATGGCGGTGGTGGGCGGCGGGAGTGGAGGtttggcggtggtggtgggctcAGGTGAGGGGATGCTGGTGTGGGGGCTGGCTGGGTGGGGctggagaggggaggggagggcggcgagggcggaggaAGCGGCGGAGAGGAGGGAGCGGAGGCGGGCGAGGGCGGAGGTAAGGTCGGGaggtgggggtggcggcggaggcgcaggaGGGAAAGGCGGTGCCTCCATTGGAGCGGGGCGGATCCACGCCGGCGGAGGGGAGAGGTGCGGCGGCCGTCGCTGGTCCGGCGGCGGAGACGAAACAGGAGGTGCGGTGCGGTGagaatatgttttttttttcttagggagaaaaatatgtttttttgGTCGTTCGATGCGCGTCAGATAGGAAATTGACGGTGCGGATAGATCTATTCACTTTCTGAGGATCGAGGTATCCAACTCGCCCAAACTATTCATAAATCATAACCATCTATAAAGAAATCGCATCTGAATAAATCGTGCTTCTCAAAGGTAGTATTCTTTTTTCTGACGTGAAAATTTACATTAACGCTGACACACTAATAACTCGATGAACAATATGTAGTTTcaatcaaacaaacaaaaaaggaaTAAATTGCTATCTACTTAGGTGCCCTAAAAGAGGACTAGTTTAGTTAAGCTTTTTTTTAGTAAGACACCGTAAAAGTATCTTATATCTGATTCATATAAAAAAACAATTGATAGTACAATAGAAAGACAACTTGACAAAAGACGacttaaagaaaataaaattacacCGAAGAGATCACTGGTCGTCTTCTTCATCCGATTGTTCGTCGTCCACCGGAGCTTGAAAAATACACTGAAAAAGCAGTAGGGGAAAGGGACACTTGCAAATGACATCGCCACACAAGGCTTTGAAGACCGCAAAAACCACTCGCTGCTTGCAATGAGATCTAGCAACCGCTGAAAGAACATCGGCTGGGAGAACACCCCAAGCAACACAGGCTTGCAATCCTTCACCGCCAAAACAGAGGGTTGAAGAAACCGAGTCTTGTCGCCAAACAGATAGAAAGAAGAGGTCGAAATCGCCACAACAAAGGACAGCCAACTGCATCTCCTGACTGACACACCAACTGCAAAGATCTGGAGAGAACCTTCAGATCTGGCAGAACTAACTCTCACTTGGCCATCGTCGGCGCCAGAACGGACGTCGTCGAAGTAAGGAAAAGCCGGAGAGACCTTATTCCAAAGCGTcatcgccgccaccacctcatCGATGTCGCTGAAGAACCAAACCCTAAAAAAACTAAACAgatgtaaaaaaaaagatgagtCCCCACTCCTCCACCtaccggcggcgaggccaccGGAGGGGCGAGGATGGGGACCGAGGGGGCAGCGTGGGagggcctggcggcggcgggggaagcggctgcggctgcggcggctgcaGTTTTACTTTGTAGTCTTGTTAAGCCTTGGCATGACTAGAGAGTTCTCCAGTAGTGTATTATTTAGTCTACCCTAGATCGGTGGTTATTGTGAAAGAGAGAAAGCTGGATCTATAAATGTGCAGGCctaagtgtttttttttctgccaTGTAGACAACTTTACCCATATCAACATGGCGTACAAGCTTATGTATGTCGATAGTCATATCACTAAAAACACTCTACAAACTGTATAGCATTTGTTTATACGGTTTTGAATAGTTTGACATGTTCAAAACTAGGTTTAtagctcggggggggggggggggggtgagtaGATGAATCTCTATAATTCATATGTCAATGTAGGCTTATTTCTTCTTAAGAGATCTAGCATATGTAAGCTTAGCAATAGTCCTAACTATTGGGTTTGGTGATAGCAAGCTAAGTTGGATGTACCAGAAATTTCAGATTCTTAGAAATTGGAGGACAGCTACATAAGGTTAGCGTTGTAATCAAAAGACATGGAAGATCAAAGAAGCCATTAGCTTTTCAgtcttgatttttttattttaacaaTAATAATCGGTAGATCTTGTTAAACGTTCATTAGTCGAAAAGAGCAAATCAAGGCTAGTTGGTTTGATGGAGATAGACGAAGCCAAATCTGGCATTTGTTGGGTTAGTGGAAATGATGATTGAGAGAACAAAATGGAGAGTTAGAACGAGCGACTTTAGCAACGACACTGACATACAACAATTGCAAAAGCGTTGAATTCTATTCTACAGTTTTAACACATCATCATTTCATCGATGGGTGGATGCAAACAAAGATCATTGTAAGGCTTTATGCATGTCTTGCTGTTATCAATTTTGCCAGACGTTCGCAAGCAACGAATGAAAACCAAACAGGAAATACACCATTCAACGAGCCATCTCAGAGATAAACCAAAACTGCTGAACACAAACTGTCAATAAACTGTGAATTTAAATATCAAGAGAATACCACAGAAGGTGAAAATTCTCAGTTCCTTGAAGCTAGAGTTGATTCACTTGGCTGTTCATCAGGTCTGCAACACGACATAACATACTTGAGAACTAACAAAACCCAGAGTAAAGGATAAGATAGGCCACGCTTCCAGACAATATAATGTTTCTAAGCTGCGGCACCCTTGCCCTTCTTCCTCTGGAGCTTCTTCATGTAGAACTCGAGCTCTTTACCCTCAAGGATGTAACTGTAATACAAAGGGAAATGCAACTGTAAGCAGCTGATTACTGGTGGCACGAGGCTTTGTTTCAAAACTAGCTAAGCCCAATAAATGATTTAAATGACTGGATGCCAACCAAATCAGTATTGACTACAGAATCATGAGCTAAGAAGAAACCGAAACATAATTTTAATATTCTTTACCCGTCAGCTCGGCCACACTGCCCAGGGCGAGAAGCAATGCATGCCAACAACCTTCCGCTGCCAAATTGCTCCTCAATGTGCGGGTCAAGTGTGCGTCCCTGCTGGCGCTTCTCAAGCTTCCTCTGGACATGGTTACTCTTTTTTGTTTCCTCAGCTGTGGCCTCACCCTCTTGACCCTTTACATATAAAAATCAAATAGAATAATAAATATTACATAAAGGAACCATAAGATCTACAATATAAAATGGTACTTTGGTTAACTGCAAAAGTGTTAACACAAATACCAAAACAATTGCAGATATCAATTTCAAAATTTACCGTGAACAAATTGACACAGTTATTTTGTTTTCTACAAAATTTGTAAGGAAAGATCATAATTAGATCATCCAATGAATCCTAAAACAAGCTACAGATGCATAAACACTAATCAATACAAATGGTTCACAAAATGCAATCTACAACTATAAATGCAAGTAGTAAACAGTAAACACATGCATGTGCAGAGCCAGATCTCTCACCAAATAAGAATAAACAATACATTATTTCACAACCAACACTGAACTTGGGTTGGGAAGAATGGTACCTCAGCAGCATCCTTCTTAGCAGCCGGGGCCTTCTTCTTCCTACCAATGTCCACTCCATAGTGAGTAAGGTACCACTGCTTGAATGGGGCAGCATCAACTTGCACAATGGCGCTCTTCACAAGGGTCTGGGTCCGAACAAGCTCATTGTTTGACGCGTTGTAGACAACATCCAGGATACGGGTCTTGCGAGTAACAGCCTCACTACCCCATGAGTAGTTACCAGTATCCAGGCGTAGAGCCCTCCACTTCACATTACCTCCACGGACACGGACCCTCCTCACTGTCTTGTTGCTGGACAGCTTGGTGTTAGCAGGCTGGCGCCCGAGTTCATACCTACAGATGAGAAACAGAATTAACCTCTGAGCAAAACCACAATACCTAGGGCACAATCAAGTCAGCACAATACATAAATAGACCAAGGTTTACTTCCATACTAGCTGATACATACAATTCCCATTATCAGAGCCTCAGTAACTCTGTTTTACAAGAAAATTCATATAATTGTACCGCATGCATTACAAGCAGCACATGAAGGTTCGAACTTCAAGTCAACTCAAATGATGCATTGCCATAACAGCTATCCTTCTATCAATTCAGTAAGTTAACCCCATTTGGCATCTCAAAAGAAGACATATAAATTGAAAAGAGACAGAAACGTTATTACTTGACAAGAGCAGGACAACGTCGTTCATTAGAAGCATCATGACTTAGCTATTGTTGATTTAGCGACCACATAATTCAGAGGTGCGGGTAATCTAAAACATTGAAATGTCATTGTAGATCACCTAATCTCGTCGAGAGCAGACAATACAGCTCGGATCAATCGCAGATTCACAGATCGAAATCAAAATCTATCTATCCGTATAGTACTGACCTAATCTTATTCTTACACTCGCCAAATCTACAAATATGCAAGCCGAAATGAGTCCAAACGCAAGCGAACGGGGGAGGGAATCGGCAATTACTTTCGCTTCTTCCTCCAGGCCTTCTGCTTCCCACCGGTGGCCCGGCGCTTGTGCATCGAGTCACGCGAGATTCCTGCACAGACACATCCAaagcaaccgccgccgccgcagccatcaGCATCTCACCAACCAGAACAGGAACACCGGTCGCGGGACATGACCAAGCAGAAgaagcggagggcggcggcggagctctcaCCCATGGTGGCGGTGGGTGCCCTTGCCcggcttgctgctgctgctacgcgGCCTCCTTCTggtccgcccgcgccgccgctcttctGGTTGGTTCTCGCAGGGAAGAGCCGAAGAGGAGAGCGAAACCTTGGAGGGTTCGCTTATataggggcggcggccgcgggttAGGGTTTGTTCACAGGTGGGATGGGCTGATCCGACGGTGGAGATCATCAGGCCGATCCGCTGTCCATTCTTTCAAGGTTGCGGCCCAGTAGGCCTGTGTAGTATTAGAGGCCCAAATGAGTAGTTTTCTTCTCTTATTGTTTGTATTGATGGAGGGGGTGGAAAATGCAGCCCAGTTTGGCCCGCCTCACTAGAGGCACAAGTCCAGCGTATTTTAATTTAGCGCTGCTAGCGTCTAATAATGGATGAAAAAAAGACATTTCATTTAGTCATCACCACATCAAAGAATAATATTTGTAACATAGAAAATAGATGTCTACAACATGAATAATCACCGTTTGCAACAtcaaaaattaagaaaaaaaagttaTTAATTATGCGTGCCGCaacatttgtttcatttttttagataatgggaaAGAGAGTACGCAGCCCTGACCTCAAAAGAGGCTACAACCgattattataattttttcaaAAGATCCGTACGCGAGAATACTAATAAGACTAACAGCCAACCCGAAAGTTTTGATGAAGACGTTTATTAAGAGCAAATCCTATTGCTAAACCTCCATGCAATATTTGTTTCATGTTGCATGGAACATTTGAATCTCTCATTTAAGATTCAACGTCCAGATAAAACACTTAATCTATCCTCGCCTAGTCAGTTTCTAGCCCAAGATCGACAAAATTAAACATCTACATTTAGTCAATCATATGGCCTAATTATTTATGCTTCGTCTCGAACGCCAGATACATATGCTCGATGTGAGTGCAGACAAGTATATTGTCTACGTCGTAGAGGAAATTATATTACTTCTATACCATCAAAATTTATACTAATCACTTACATACCATTGAAAATTCAACATTCCCTTCGCTACCATTATATTATTTTTAGGCTAGGTTTATCTGATGTTTGGATACTAGTtggaagtattaaatatagactaatgtcaaaataaattttataacCCCGAGGCTTATTCCGGAGATGAATCTATGaagctaattagttcatgattaacCCGATTAATTCagtttaatagattcgtctcctGAATAAGTTCTAGACATAATTAGCATTCGTGTGACAGGGCTTATTTTAAACCTTTTGAAACCAAGCAGGTTCTTAGTTTCCCTCCATTCTCTGCCATTTAGTGGATTCTGTTACTCTCCATTACCGTTAGAGCTGGATGGCATTTCATTTTTATGAAAAATGAACGAAGTGCCCCCAACGCCCTGTTGCCTAGGTGCGTTGAAATTGCACGATGCGGCGACTGCATGAATGCCGTAAAGCAAGTGTTATAAGCCTACATCAGCGGACAAATAGGCCGGACACGAAACGCTGGCGAAAAGCGGGCGCAATGCTCTATTTTGGCAGTTGGCCACAGCTCGCCCACTCTCATCTTTCCATGTTTCAGCTGTGTTGTGCGGAGCATTAAAAATTTGTGAGGCCCGCCACCACCAACTCGGCAGCTCGCGCGAGCTGCCGCGCTGAGATGCCTGCGAGCCGACGTCTCTATTAGCCCTGCTCGTAGGGATGCAAAGGCTTGTGCGCTACCACGCCCTGCGCTCAAGGGCCCTCGGACGTCGTTCCAGATCCAACAACTCAAAGCTCGCAAATGAGGGGGGCAGGTGGCCGCACCTTCGCCGGCACGACCTGACACGCCGGCGACGATAGACTGAGAGGGGGAGAAATCCAGCCGAGCTACGGCTTAATTAGTGCCATTACTATATCATCTATAGTGCTGAACAGAGAGATTAATGCCATCACTTCAACATTTCTGatatagaaaaaaaacaatggCCTGATTATTAATTAGTTGTTCTGCATCATTATTTTGCCACAAGGCATCCAGAGACCAGAGTAAAAATGGAGAGGTCTTTACCGTAAAAAGATGTCAGTAAACAAGTAGTAGAACAGAAGTAGCGACTGCGTTGCCACATGATAGAACCATTCATAGTAATAACACGACTAACAACCGCTTTAATTTTTGCTGATCCTAATATTAGTTTTAACAGTAACACACCTAATTCAGTCAACCACTTCCTCGTGGATCGGTCTGTgcctcgtggatcggtcaaccacttcctccgggttggtcggtcgagtgggtcccgtcttctccgtgaagttcgggcaggtgagcctcacatcagtgggcaagatgtgaagctcgtaCTTTGTCGTCGATGCtatctatcgtattgtattttgggATCAGGTTTTAAACTCTAAAttactttccgctgcgtttgaactctgagaTTTGAATGGTAAAACTAGTTTGTAAGCTcttattgtaaattaatttggtaCTTCTGTTATAACCTCTAGTTGTAAAGGATTTTGAACACTTTTGTtgccggtaatcatctgtgctcgtcttttggcgagagttcctgtgtaatcgatcctgatTACAATAGGCATTCcgagtgtactggttgagtgcagtaattctggattaagtttaagtgttaattattgcacttgattggtattatttggactgttctgtgacagctggcatcagagctaattgcactgggggTGATTACTAGCGTACTTAACTACGTTAAGCAAACtttgttttggaaaatttcgggttttcgaaaagttgatgctagatgcgctaaggaataggttatatagttcgtatgccctaattatgttctataagttgggtggcatctaagtatctatttttattccagcatttacttctcgttaaaccttactttcatgcacaactactattctgtatgcagcgctgcccattcagcgtcgaacgtttgggtgccgtctctatagtggacggtaatgtataggtgaatatgtgggcaactgcatatgcgttacccgtgtggcgtaggacacatgggggccgttcgtgtgtgctggcacgaagggtccagaaatgaaTATATTATATCTCTATATATCTTGAAATGGATTGTCTGCAGGAATACTAACCACGTTACTTGcgttatgaaatccttgatcgtagagacgactagtatatatacagggagagtacgtaattgtgccgcCAAATCCTTTCGTATACCATaatggtacttgtttgggtgaggaACGAATAGCACGAGCATGCATTCTGGCATCTTTAAAAATTAATTGTATATCGGGATGGTTTAGTGATTTACCTTATCCGTATTTATGAATGTTCCTTATTAAGGTTTATCGCTCTTTTATCTATAACTATGGCTCATGTTAGCGTTACCTGTCACTACAGATGGCTGACTTCACGCACATGGTGGTGGACGCTGAGGGCTGGGCAcactccaatgccctccacaccggccattTTCCTCGTCTGCTATGGGAGATGCTGATGGCTTTTGGTTATACCGAGCCCCCACAGTATACAGGACGTGAGTCAAGCCTGTTGGGTACAATGCACTGTCACATGATAGTCAAGATTCCACCTTGCCCATCTCGTTTGGATTGGGATTCCTGGCAGCTTACAGTGTTTGGCAGAAAGCTAGCAAACTCATGGGAGATTGCGGCTAGAAAGGCCATTGAGGAGTTCACAGAGAAGCACCCGGCCGAGATAGTGGATACTCCCTATAGTGTCATCCCTCTAAAGGATGAGACCACTCAGGCTTGGACAGAGCGGGTGAACTGCAATCTGAACTACATGATGCCAGACTACAATGCCAGGACAGCTCTCTTGTTCCGTTACTCCACAGCTTTGGCTCACATGTACGAGCAACTTCGTGAGGAGAATGTGGAGTGTCGAAGCCAGGCCCGTGAAGCTCATATTTGTCAGCAGAACATGAATGACACAACGGACAGAATTAGAGCTTTAAAGGCCAAGTCTCATGCGAGGAAGCTGAGGATCCAGGAGCTGACTACGGAGTTGGCAAACAGGACGCAGATGGTTGAGCACCTGGAGGGGCAGTTGCAGGAGGCACATGAGCTGGTCAATGATGTGCAGGCTCAGGTGTAGGCTCTTGCAGACATGGCAGCGGTTGAGGCTGAGGAGGActccgaggaagaagatgaggagccTGAGGAGATCCAGGGAGAGTCCGGAGTGGAGTCTGGACCTGGGACACTGTGAGGACGTAGTCAGAGGGCAAAATTTCTCCCCTCGTGATAGCCTAACTTTTGCGTAGTTTGCTAGGATGGTTAGTGTGACGCcttaggctaaccttgggtagAGAAATTCTTTTGGGACTCAGTGACTTGAGTCATGTATGATAGACCTTTGCCACTGTTAGTGTGGTGTGTTGTGGTTCCACCGGGATGGTGATGATGTAGGCAAACAGTTTCTGGCATGGCTGCTGTTGAAAATAAATAAGTTGATTGTGATCTTTTTTCTAAAAGCTGTTATCTCAAAGGTTGATGCATGATTACGATCTGTTGATGGTATGTGGGTGTCATTGTGAGTGATGTAAATTTTGATTATGAGCCATATGTTGGGGGTATGCAGCTCGAAATTTAATTTGTGCAAAGTTATTACCATTATTTTAAAGATATTGTGGTGCACAAATTTAAATGGATAATAGGATTATAGTGAGAGTAGGATAATTTTTGTTGGAGTGGTTATATTAGCTATGCACATCCTTATTTTGCACGAACTAGTCCTAATAGCGGAATAGCTAACCGAGGGATGGTGCTTTTATAGATGGGCGATAACAACGCTGCTAACCATGGAATCGGGGGTCAAGGAGCACAGCCACCGCAACCTCCCTTCTTGGCTCAGGCTGTTGCGGCCCTTATAGCtgaccgcaatgagcagaccgaaTTACGGAGACAACTGGTGGAGAGTCAGGCTGGTAGAGGCCGACAAGCACCCCCTACAGGGACTGATTACGTCGGTTTTCTTGCCACTCAACCACCCTTGTTCCATAAGGCAAATGATCCACTGGAGGCAGATGCGTGGATTCACACCATCGAAGACAAATTTAGCATTCTGGATTGCTCAGAGGTGAATAAGACTGCATTCGCAGCACAACAATTGAGGGGCCCGGCAAAAATATGGTGGGATAACCAAAAAGCTCTGCTCCCTGCCAATGCCCATCCCACCTGGGGTGAATTTGTGGCAGCATTTAGAGCCCATCATATTCCCACTAGTTTGATGAGAAGGAAAATGACAGAGTTCCTAGCATTAAAGCAAGGAAACAATATTGTTTTGCAGTATGCGCAGACCTTCAATCAGCTATCCCAGTATGGTGGCTTCCATGTGGATCGTGATGAAAAAAGGCGGGATTGCTTCAGGAGGGGATTGAATACAAAGCTGCAGGACAAACTAGCTCTAACCACATGTGCTAACTTTACCGAGCTAGTTAATaaggccattactcaagaagatgccACAGTAGCTCATAAGGccgacaaaaagaggaaggcaccaGTTGGATCTTCCAACAGTGCACCACAGAGATATAGGCTGGTGCAGACAAAGACTCAACAAATTCCAAGTCGCCCTATGCAGCCAGGTCGTTGGGTTGCTaggccaccacagcagcagACAGTTGTACCCCATCTCCATGCGCCACAACAATGGCAGAGACCTCCAGCTTCACAATTTGTACGGCCCAGCAACTATCCTTGTTATAACTGCGGGCTTCCTGGGCATTTCGCACGTGATTGTCCCATGCCACGCAGGCAATTTCAACTTCTAGTACCCAAGACAATAAGAAGAAGACTGTACCTGCAAAGATCGGTCGCGTGAACTACACTGCACTAGAGGAGGTTACTGAGGGTACTCAAGTAATGACGGGTATGTTTTCCATCAACCAATGCCCTGTTgttgtgttatttgattctggtgcatcgcaTACATTTATCAGTGAGGCATGCGTAGCACGGCTTAATCTGCCAGTAACACACATGGATAGACCTTATACTATTCATGCACTGGGTGCACAGTTAAGGGCCAATCGACTTGTTCGGGGTGTATCCCTTGACCTAGGTGGAAAATTTTTCCGAACCTCTTCCATTGTTCTTCCAAAtcaagggatagatgtcatattgggaatggattggatggaaAAACATGGTGCTATCCTTGATATTTCTTCTCGTATTATCCGAATCTATTCTTCTGCATATGGTTCTTTGGATATCCCTCTTCCTAAACATGATCTATCCGTCAAGGCAATCTATCATCTAA
This sequence is a window from Panicum virgatum strain AP13 chromosome 7K, P.virgatum_v5, whole genome shotgun sequence. Protein-coding genes within it:
- the LOC120640609 gene encoding U11/U12 small nuclear ribonucleoprotein 48 kDa protein, giving the protein MEAPPFPPAPPPPPPPPDLTSALARLRSLLSAASSALAALPSPLQPHPASPHTSIPSPEPTTTAKPPLPPPTTAITLPLPAAPAPYSDCPAVVRTTPTPIPAVSTLPASIAAECADFSSYGAGRSPSPPPRILPSELTLLRRELDSCHHPPGSCSCAATRVAAAFRLGVTPRWEAELRRWVLGSSPRYGVKVGVAEADHIWVLLWLCLKVTAAEAGCSLEAMHSRDDNESVGFDPWARRFECPRLVEGVSWLGAQLGVLYGESNGRLFALAAVKEAVLQMAYCLAVGVRNGAAGGGEGEVGAGGGAGEKGSNAGDVVAGHVFLSQVAAAIMALHERFSLEKRKVLEAQRSSKYQLLLEYSQALERGDLERSNRPNYRAVLEYDGILSRRVENQESARAKTREELLAEERDYKRRRASYRGKKANRNPTEVLRDIIDEHMEEIKQAGGIGCLVEAPADIAENVLKSNSHGGTYQGIDDFSSRSSNDKTALGSRSPSCDKSPRADSSGRFSSRSRDTRDSHKTSRYETHGNRSKYISVNENRWSVGSESEMDQSYPYRQENHRRQRSSNDNINCGNKYKKGVSDHNSESSDCTAWSARSHRSSVTKYAHMSEEGCSGRSRASQKRHKSLSVTHDQFSDRYDPQSTYSDGDPRTSMLSDATEGKREIYHDEVHHRRHHERKRDHHL
- the LOC120640610 gene encoding 40S ribosomal protein S8; translation: MGISRDSMHKRRATGGKQKAWRKKRKYELGRQPANTKLSSNKTVRRVRVRGGNVKWRALRLDTGNYSWGSEAVTRKTRILDVVYNASNNELVRTQTLVKSAIVQVDAAPFKQWYLTHYGVDIGRKKKAPAAKKDAAEGQEGEATAEETKKSNHVQRKLEKRQQGRTLDPHIEEQFGSGRLLACIASRPGQCGRADGYILEGKELEFYMKKLQRKKGKGAAA